The following are from one region of the Deltaproteobacteria bacterium genome:
- the trpS gene encoding tryptophan--tRNA ligase, which yields MTAHKRVLSGMRPSGKLHLGHFHGVLENWLRLQKEHECLFFVADWHALTTEYNNPSNIQDNIKEMVIDWLSCGIDPDKSTIFLQSAVKEHAELHLLLSMITPLSWLERNPTYKEQLEEVKDKDLHTYGFLGYPVLQTADIIIYKADMVPVGIDQAPHLELSREITRRFNFLYGKIFPEPQTLLTETPKLLGTDGRKMSKSYNNAIFLSDPPDVIEKKILPMMTDPARQRRTDKGNPEICPVYFLHRIYSTTETIAWVEDGCKTAGIGCIECKKSLIPSIIKELAPIQEKRAELVKNPDIVNQVLTKGNVKAKRIAEETMAGVRKALHV from the coding sequence TGGCCATTTTCACGGTGTGCTTGAAAACTGGCTCAGGCTTCAGAAAGAACACGAATGCCTTTTCTTTGTCGCTGACTGGCATGCGCTGACAACCGAATACAATAATCCTTCTAATATTCAGGATAATATAAAAGAGATGGTGATTGACTGGCTGTCGTGTGGCATAGACCCCGACAAATCAACCATATTTCTTCAGTCTGCTGTTAAAGAACATGCAGAGCTGCATCTTTTACTCTCAATGATAACTCCGCTTTCATGGCTTGAGAGAAATCCAACATACAAGGAACAGCTTGAAGAGGTTAAGGACAAGGATTTGCACACCTATGGCTTCCTTGGCTATCCGGTCTTACAGACTGCTGATATTATCATTTATAAGGCAGATATGGTTCCAGTCGGCATTGATCAGGCGCCGCACCTTGAACTTTCCAGAGAGATTACCAGAAGGTTCAATTTCCTCTATGGAAAGATATTTCCTGAACCACAGACACTTTTAACTGAAACGCCGAAACTACTTGGCACCGACGGCAGAAAGATGAGCAAGAGTTATAATAACGCCATATTTTTATCTGATCCTCCTGATGTGATAGAAAAAAAGATTCTTCCAATGATGACAGACCCCGCAAGACAGAGACGCACAGACAAAGGCAATCCTGAGATATGCCCGGTATATTTTCTGCACAGGATTTATTCCACCACTGAAACAATCGCGTGGGTGGAAGATGGATGCAAAACTGCCGGCATCGGCTGCATAGAATGCAAAAAATCGCTCATCCCTTCCATTATAAAAGAACTTGCGCCTATTCAAGAAAAGCGGGCAGAGCTTGTAAAAAACCCGGATATTGTGAATCAGGTTTTGACCAAAGGAAATGTAAAGGCAAAAAGGATAGCAGAGGAAACGATGGCCGGAGTAAGGAAGGCTTTGCATGTATAA